One genomic region from Leptolyngbyaceae cyanobacterium JSC-12 encodes:
- a CDS encoding ABC-type uncharacterized transport system, permease component (IMG reference gene:2510095758~PFAM: Branched-chain amino acid transport system / permease component) codes for MFSSTNWRKTAEAITIPIGALLFALVLFGLFCALCGKNPFAVYGLIFRSAFGNWKSFQGTLLRAAPLMLTALCTALPARLGLMIIGNEGALVMGGLASIVVGLILSYGSVTPSAEQLQQVSGIPSVLVLSGMALAGIVAGGLWIAAVGALRHYRAVNETISSLLMNYIAIAIMNQLVGGLIKDPGETVKASSFALPEVNRLTNLPATRIHFGLLYGIIVCVLAYILIQHTTFGFAARTAGGNVKAARIAGLPVGKLTIIICFLAGSCAGLAGMAEVAAVHGRVNESLVAGYGYTGILVAFVARYNPIACTIVAILLGGIISSGGALQRNLGMPDATVLVFQGLVFLVILYSDSLYGRFKIFKEPVVKAPLPPSASTAVPV; via the coding sequence ATGTTTAGTTCTACAAACTGGCGAAAAACAGCAGAGGCAATCACAATCCCAATCGGCGCACTGCTGTTTGCCTTAGTGCTGTTTGGTCTATTTTGTGCACTTTGCGGCAAAAATCCTTTTGCAGTGTATGGCTTAATTTTTAGGTCTGCCTTTGGCAATTGGAAATCCTTTCAGGGCACGTTATTACGTGCGGCACCTTTGATGCTTACCGCACTTTGTACTGCCCTCCCAGCGCGCTTGGGGTTAATGATTATTGGGAACGAAGGGGCATTGGTAATGGGAGGTTTAGCCTCGATCGTCGTCGGGTTAATCCTTTCTTATGGCAGCGTGACTCCAAGTGCTGAGCAACTCCAACAGGTCTCTGGCATCCCCTCAGTGCTGGTGCTGTCAGGGATGGCGTTAGCAGGGATAGTAGCAGGCGGTCTCTGGATTGCGGCTGTGGGCGCCTTGAGGCATTATCGAGCAGTCAATGAAACTATCAGTAGTTTGCTGATGAATTACATTGCGATCGCCATCATGAATCAGCTCGTAGGCGGTCTCATTAAAGATCCAGGTGAAACCGTCAAAGCCTCTAGTTTTGCCTTACCAGAAGTGAACCGATTAACAAATCTGCCAGCTACCCGAATTCACTTTGGCTTGCTCTATGGAATCATTGTGTGTGTTCTTGCCTATATTCTGATTCAGCACACCACCTTCGGTTTTGCAGCCCGAACAGCAGGTGGCAATGTTAAAGCAGCTCGAATTGCGGGGCTTCCAGTTGGCAAGCTTACCATCATTATCTGCTTCCTGGCGGGGTCGTGCGCTGGCTTGGCAGGCATGGCAGAAGTGGCAGCGGTTCATGGTCGAGTTAATGAATCATTGGTAGCTGGTTATGGTTACACTGGCATTCTGGTTGCGTTTGTCGCTCGCTACAATCCCATCGCTTGCACCATCGTTGCCATCTTGTTAGGAGGGATTATTTCCAGCGGCGGCGCACTCCAACGAAACCTGGGAATGCCAGATGCAACGGTGCTGGTATTCCAAGGGCTAGTCTTCTTAGTCATTCTTTACAGCGACTCCCTGTATGGGCGCTTCAAAATTTTCAAGGAGCCTGTGGTTAAGGCTCCACTCCCACCTTCTGCCTCAACAGCAGTTCCTGTTTAG